One Campylobacter pinnipediorum subsp. caledonicus genomic window carries:
- the flgH gene encoding flagellar basal body L-ring protein FlgH, whose amino-acid sequence MKFKHVYILTFFVLFSGCVPSVDPHINMKPPAYVEQLPSKNTGIGVNNPGSLYGRGDNPLFSDRKAMNVNDIVTVIISETSTQSSSGSKKTTRDTTTSLKGGIVTGGAAPLSNIARQINKYGNIGFEAGGESGFTGSGSSDRSERFNTTISARIIKILNNGNYFIEGNRELLINGEKQIIQITGVIRPYDISQNNEIDSRYIADAKILYKTEGDLDKSTKKPWGTKLIETIWPF is encoded by the coding sequence ATGAAGTTTAAACATGTATATATATTAACATTTTTTGTATTATTTTCAGGATGTGTGCCTAGTGTAGACCCGCATATAAATATGAAACCACCAGCTTATGTAGAACAGTTGCCATCTAAAAATACAGGGATAGGGGTAAACAATCCAGGCAGTCTTTACGGTCGTGGTGATAATCCATTGTTCTCTGATAGAAAGGCTATGAATGTAAATGATATAGTAACAGTAATAATATCAGAAACATCAACCCAAAGCTCTAGTGGAAGTAAAAAAACTACAAGAGATACCACAACTTCATTAAAAGGTGGTATTGTTACAGGCGGAGCTGCTCCTTTGTCAAATATAGCAAGGCAAATCAATAAATATGGAAATATTGGATTTGAAGCAGGAGGAGAATCAGGGTTTACAGGCAGCGGTTCTAGTGATAGAAGCGAGAGGTTTAATACTACAATTTCTGCGAGAATAATTAAAATTTTAAATAATGGAAATTATTTTATAGAGGGAAATCGTGAGCTTTTAATAAACGGAGAAAAACAAATTATTCAAATAACAGGTGTGATTAGACCTTATGATATATCACAAAATAATGAGATTGATTCAAGATATATAGCTGATGCAAAGATATTATATAAAACAGAAGGTGATTTAGATAAAAGCACTAAAAAGCCTTGGGGTACAAAGTTAATAGAAACTATTTGGCCTTTTTGA
- the gyrA gene encoding DNA gyrase subunit A → MEENILNQTQDIEIIDIEDSIKASYLDYSMSVIIGRALPDARDGLKPVHRRILYAMHKLGVRSSAKYVKSARIVGDVIGKYHPHGDTAVYDALVRMAQSFSMRYPSVDGQGNFGSIDGDSAAAMRYTEAKMTKLSEDILSDIEKETVDFIPNYDGSEIEPDVLPSRIPNLLLNGSSGIAVGMATNIPPHSLDELIDGLLLVLDNKDASLEEVMQHIKGPDFPTGGIIFGKKGIIEAYRTGRGRVKVRAKTHIEKKPNKDVIVIDELPYQTNKARLIEQIADLVKDKQIDGISEVRDESDREGIRVVIELKRDAMSDIVLNNLFKSTTMETTFGVIMLAIDNKEPKVFTLIELLKLFLNHRKTIIIRRTIFDLEKAKARAHILEGLKIALDNIDAVINLIRSSPDTQTAREGLMSSFGLSRLQADAILDMRLSKLTGLEREKLENELKELMAEIKRLSEILKSETLLEEIIKEELKEIKNKFKVPRITEIVDDYDDIDIEDLIPNENMVVTITHRGYIKRVPSKQYEKQRRGGKGKLAVTTYDDDFIESFFTSNTHDTLMFVTDRGQLYWLKVYKIPEGSRTAKGKAVVNLVQLQPDEKIKAIIPTTDFDESKSLAFFTKNGVVKRTNLSEFKNIRSIGVKAINLDENDELVTALIVEGDGVDLSFEDENTEDIEKNQTNTIIEDENTEEGVESQDESKMLFIVTKKGMCLKFNVHKVRQMGRTARGVTGIKFKEQNDEVVGAAVIENNSQEVLSISQKGIGKRTTADEYRLTNRGGKGVICMKLTGRTGDLVGVVMVDDDMDLMALTTSGKMIRVDMQSIRKAGRNTSGVIVVNVDGDEVVSIASCPKTESTENDEDIIDDETLNLE, encoded by the coding sequence ATGGAAGAAAATATTTTAAATCAAACCCAAGATATTGAAATCATAGATATTGAAGATTCTATAAAAGCAAGTTATCTTGATTATTCTATGAGTGTTATTATAGGTCGTGCTTTGCCTGATGCTAGAGATGGTTTAAAACCTGTTCATAGAAGAATTTTATATGCTATGCACAAATTAGGCGTAAGAAGTAGCGCAAAATATGTAAAATCAGCAAGAATTGTCGGTGATGTTATAGGTAAATACCACCCACACGGAGATACAGCTGTATATGATGCATTAGTAAGAATGGCTCAAAGCTTTTCTATGCGTTATCCAAGTGTTGATGGACAAGGAAACTTTGGTTCTATAGATGGCGACAGTGCAGCCGCCATGCGTTACACGGAAGCAAAGATGACAAAGCTGTCAGAAGACATACTAAGTGATATAGAAAAAGAAACTGTTGATTTTATACCAAACTATGATGGTAGCGAAATAGAACCTGATGTTTTACCTAGCAGGATTCCAAATTTATTATTAAACGGCTCAAGTGGTATAGCTGTCGGTATGGCTACAAATATTCCGCCCCATAGCTTAGATGAGTTAATAGATGGTCTTTTACTAGTTCTTGATAATAAAGATGCTAGCTTAGAAGAAGTTATGCAACATATAAAAGGACCAGATTTTCCAACTGGCGGTATAATATTTGGCAAAAAAGGCATTATAGAAGCATATAGAACAGGTAGAGGTCGTGTTAAAGTAAGAGCAAAAACACACATAGAAAAAAAACCAAACAAAGATGTAATAGTAATAGATGAACTTCCTTATCAAACAAATAAAGCAAGACTTATAGAACAAATAGCTGACTTAGTAAAAGATAAACAAATAGATGGAATTAGCGAAGTTAGAGATGAAAGTGATAGAGAAGGTATAAGGGTAGTTATAGAGCTTAAACGCGATGCTATGAGCGATATTGTACTGAATAACTTATTTAAATCTACAACAATGGAAACTACTTTTGGTGTAATAATGCTTGCTATTGACAACAAAGAGCCAAAAGTATTTACATTGATAGAACTTTTAAAACTTTTCTTAAATCATAGAAAAACTATAATAATAAGAAGAACGATCTTTGACCTTGAAAAGGCAAAAGCAAGAGCACATATTTTAGAGGGTTTAAAAATAGCGCTTGACAATATAGATGCCGTAATAAACCTAATACGTTCAAGCCCAGATACTCAAACAGCAAGAGAAGGCTTGATGAGCAGCTTTGGACTCAGTAGATTACAAGCCGATGCGATACTTGATATGAGATTAAGTAAGCTAACAGGACTTGAAAGAGAAAAACTAGAAAACGAACTAAAAGAACTTATGGCTGAGATAAAAAGACTTAGCGAAATTCTAAAAAGCGAAACATTACTTGAAGAAATCATAAAAGAAGAACTAAAAGAGATAAAAAATAAATTTAAAGTTCCTAGAATTACAGAAATAGTCGATGACTATGATGATATAGATATAGAAGATTTGATACCTAATGAAAATATGGTAGTTACAATAACTCACCGCGGGTATATAAAAAGAGTACCAAGCAAACAATACGAAAAACAAAGAAGAGGCGGCAAAGGTAAATTAGCAGTTACTACTTATGATGATGATTTTATAGAAAGCTTCTTTACTAGCAACACTCATGATACACTAATGTTTGTTACTGACCGTGGTCAGCTTTATTGGTTAAAAGTATATAAAATTCCAGAAGGAAGCAGAACAGCAAAAGGCAAAGCTGTGGTAAATTTAGTTCAGCTTCAACCTGATGAAAAGATAAAAGCTATCATACCAACAACTGATTTTGATGAAAGTAAATCACTTGCATTTTTTACAAAAAATGGTGTTGTAAAAAGAACAAATTTAAGCGAGTTTAAGAACATTCGTTCAATAGGCGTTAAAGCTATAAATTTAGATGAAAATGATGAGCTTGTAACAGCATTGATAGTTGAAGGAGATGGTGTTGATTTATCATTTGAAGATGAAAATACAGAAGATATAGAAAAAAACCAAACTAACACTATCATTGAAGATGAAAACACAGAAGAAGGTGTTGAGAGTCAAGATGAAAGTAAAATGCTATTTATCGTTACTAAAAAGGGTATGTGTCTTAAATTTAATGTTCACAAAGTTAGACAAATGGGTAGAACGGCTAGAGGTGTTACTGGTATTAAATTTAAAGAGCAAAATGATGAAGTTGTTGGCGCGGCTGTTATAGAAAATAATTCACAAGAGGTATTAAGCATATCTCAAAAAGGTATAGGAAAACGAACAACAGCAGATGAATATAGACTAACAAATCGCGGTGGAAAAGGCGTTATTTGCATGAAACTTACAGGTAGGACTGGCGATCTTGTTGGTGTAGTTATGGTTGATGATGATATGGATCTTATGGCTCTTACAACTAGCGGAAAAATGATAAGAGTTGATATGCAAAGTATACGTAAAGCTGGTAGAAATACAAGTGGTGTTATAGTTGTAAATGTAGATGGTGATGAAGTTGTAAGTATAGCAAGTTGTCCAAAAACAGAAAGCACAGAAAACGATGAAGATATCATTGATGATGAAACTTTAAATTTGGAATAA
- a CDS encoding DnaJ C-terminal domain-containing protein has translation MSESLYETLGVSKSASSDEIKKAYRRLARKYHPDINKEPGAEEKFKEINAAYEILSDDKKRSQYDMYGDSMFGGQNFHDFASGYSNSVNLDEILKNIFNGGGFSGSRFSSGFNFGGDDFGFSGANFDTNAKIKIPFEVSVLGGEHKINYGGDSIKIKIPAGINENEKLRIKGKGRNSNGDLILAVSIEESDEYERDGDDLIKDVLIPLKTMMFGGKVSVSTFKKDVNIKINENTKTGSKIRLKGYGVQNRKSGIFGDLYLRVRVGLPDINELDEEFIKILKEKLPE, from the coding sequence GTGAGTGAAAGTTTATATGAAACATTAGGGGTTTCAAAATCAGCTTCATCTGATGAAATAAAAAAAGCTTATAGAAGACTGGCTAGAAAGTATCATCCAGATATAAATAAAGAGCCAGGTGCGGAAGAAAAATTTAAAGAAATCAATGCGGCATATGAGATATTAAGCGATGATAAAAAACGCTCTCAATATGATATGTATGGCGATAGTATGTTTGGTGGCCAGAATTTCCATGATTTTGCAAGTGGATATTCTAACTCTGTAAATTTAGATGAAATACTAAAAAACATCTTTAATGGTGGTGGTTTTTCTGGAAGTAGATTTTCTAGTGGCTTTAATTTTGGTGGTGATGATTTCGGTTTTAGTGGAGCTAATTTTGATACAAATGCTAAAATTAAAATTCCTTTTGAAGTATCTGTTTTGGGTGGAGAACATAAGATAAATTATGGTGGAGATAGTATCAAAATAAAAATCCCAGCAGGTATAAATGAAAATGAAAAATTAAGAATAAAAGGTAAAGGTAGAAACTCAAACGGCGATTTGATACTTGCTGTTAGTATTGAAGAAAGCGATGAGTATGAAAGAGATGGCGATGATCTTATAAAAGATGTATTGATACCATTAAAAACTATGATGTTTGGTGGAAAAGTCTCTGTTTCAACATTTAAAAAAGATGTAAATATAAAAATAAATGAAAATACAAAAACTGGATCTAAGATAAGACTTAAGGGATACGGCGTTCAAAATAGAAAAAGTGGAATTTTTGGTGATCTTTATCTTAGAGTTAGAGTTGGTTTGCCAGACATAAACGAATTAGATGAAGAATTTATAAAAATTTTAAAAGAAAAATTACCGGAGTGA
- a CDS encoding BON domain-containing protein: MPVSNVITVYDAYSISKDQRGIYSIAKDKLIKTKIQTKIFATKGLNSLDLEVESFYSNVYLIGLIDSEKYRNIIIDLAKNTNGVKKIYTYLKVKQKNYPCNNLAILASLKKELFTDKKINATRIRVSIVGCDVVFSGIINSKKQEEYAIWYAKHIQSVKNVYSFLRLLN; the protein is encoded by the coding sequence ATGCCTGTATCTAACGTAATAACAGTATATGATGCATACTCTATCTCTAAAGATCAAAGAGGAATTTATTCTATTGCAAAAGATAAATTAATTAAAACCAAAATTCAAACAAAAATATTTGCAACAAAAGGTTTAAATAGTCTAGATTTGGAAGTAGAATCTTTTTATTCAAATGTCTATCTTATAGGACTTATTGATTCTGAAAAATATAGAAATATAATCATAGATTTAGCAAAAAATACAAATGGTGTTAAAAAAATATATACTTATCTAAAAGTAAAACAAAAAAACTATCCTTGTAACAACTTAGCTATTTTAGCGAGTCTAAAAAAAGAACTTTTTACAGATAAAAAAATAAATGCAACACGAATAAGAGTCAGTATTGTTGGTTGTGATGTTGTATTTAGTGGGATAATTAACTCAAAAAAACAAGAAGAATATGCAATATGGTATGCAAAACATATACAAAGTGTTAAAAATGTATACTCTTTTTTAAGATTGCTTAACTAA
- the pta gene encoding phosphate acetyltransferase, with protein sequence MRCLYLNCAESLLNLKEELSKKFSKVAVFEIKIGQKEQELLQLENEKTFFIDLINKFKEFKKGNDFVIVVGCDGFGVIGKYELNLKIAKNLNCPIYEIKNLNALKNLNKNSKLLITNDLQEIISFEQSIITPYQFENLLTNRARDAKATVVLPESDDDRILKASDLLLKQDVVSLIILGDEKKVFDRANELGLDLKKAKVINPESNEYQKDVAASIYEKRKAKGMTEENALKLAKDRTYFGTMLVELGVADAMVSGASTTTAETIRPALQLIKTKPGVSIVSGLFFMSLDEEVLLYADCAITPNPDPEALASIAISTAESAKSFGIVPKVAMLSYSTGESGTGPDVDMIKEAAKILKEKDPELKFAAPIQYDAAADITVGAKKMPGSQVAGHANVFVFPSLNTGNICYKAVQRTANALAIGPVLQGLRKPVNDLSRGCLVEDIINTVLISAIQAKG encoded by the coding sequence ATGAGATGTTTATATCTAAATTGTGCTGAAAGTCTTTTAAATTTAAAAGAAGAATTAAGCAAAAAATTTAGTAAAGTTGCCGTTTTTGAAATAAAAATAGGCCAAAAAGAGCAAGAGCTATTGCAGCTCGAAAACGAAAAAACTTTTTTTATTGACTTGATTAATAAATTCAAAGAATTTAAAAAAGGTAATGATTTTGTCATCGTTGTTGGCTGTGATGGATTTGGTGTTATAGGTAAGTATGAATTGAATTTAAAAATAGCAAAAAATTTAAATTGTCCTATATATGAAATAAAAAATTTAAACGCTTTAAAAAATTTAAATAAAAATTCAAAACTTCTTATAACAAATGACTTACAAGAGATAATATCATTTGAACAAAGTATAATCACTCCATATCAATTTGAAAATCTACTAACAAACCGCGCAAGAGATGCAAAAGCTACAGTAGTATTACCAGAAAGTGATGATGATAGAATTTTAAAAGCGAGTGATCTTTTATTGAAACAAGATGTAGTTTCTTTAATCATTCTTGGCGATGAAAAAAAGGTATTTGATAGAGCAAATGAGCTTGGATTAGATTTAAAAAAAGCTAAAGTAATTAATCCGGAATCAAACGAATACCAAAAAGATGTTGCCGCTAGCATATATGAAAAAAGAAAAGCTAAAGGTATGACTGAAGAAAATGCATTAAAACTAGCAAAAGACAGAACGTATTTTGGAACAATGCTTGTAGAGCTTGGCGTAGCTGATGCTATGGTTAGTGGTGCTAGCACAACAACAGCAGAGACTATAAGACCAGCACTTCAACTAATAAAAACAAAACCAGGTGTTTCTATCGTATCTGGATTATTTTTTATGTCTTTAGATGAAGAAGTATTGTTATATGCTGATTGCGCAATAACTCCAAATCCAGACCCTGAAGCGCTTGCTAGTATAGCTATAAGCACAGCAGAAAGTGCGAAATCTTTCGGAATAGTTCCAAAAGTAGCTATGCTTAGTTATTCAACAGGAGAAAGTGGAACAGGCCCTGATGTTGATATGATAAAAGAAGCTGCAAAAATATTAAAAGAAAAAGACCCTGAGCTTAAATTTGCAGCCCCTATACAATACGATGCTGCTGCTGATATTACAGTTGGGGCTAAAAAAATGCCTGGTTCTCAGGTAGCTGGACATGCAAATGTATTTGTATTCCCTAGCCTAAATACAGGAAATATATGCTACAAAGCGGTTCAAAGAACAGCAAACGCTCTTGCTATAGGACCTGTTTTACAAGGTCTAAGAAAGCCTGTTAATGACTTAAGCCGTGGTTGTCTAGTAGAAGATATAATAAATACAGTATTAATAAGTGCAATACAAGCAAAAGGATAA
- a CDS encoding cation:proton antiporter: MEYFLLAFLITIFLSVILNIIFKKFEIPTIIGYIVTGIVISEFFNLKSSENIVHIAEFGIVFLMFTIGLEFSLKHLMSMKKEVFLNGGLQVFASGLFLAVFIFYLLGLGEKNALVVGLALSLSSTAIVLKILNDSGNISEVYGRKSLGILLFQDIAVIPILIMVDVFSSKQSSLNDLIIQTFFGATILVVLIYLIGKYLINWLFSKVIHTNSQEIFIATILFLVVGSGTLAHKFGFSFSLGAFLAGMMMAETEYKHQIESDLIPFRDLLLGLFFISIGMQINISVVFENIFIIVAIVVGAMIIKAFVIFAILKSYLSIRVSFKAALSICQVGEFALAVFGLMATKNMLEMNVAQILIASSVISMFVTPFVLKNLNFLADFFEKEIIMEPEEIIKPQKLKDHIVVFGYGTLGQEVVLRLKERGLVYLALESDIGLVELGRSRGENVFLGNAFQKITFENACISTASAVVVTVSNEQKLELIIRAIKDHSPDIQTVIRVSKNEKQELFDDLDKNFHFIKEEKAMARILVHEAIQCKIDKSMGY; encoded by the coding sequence ATGGAATATTTTTTACTTGCATTTTTGATCACTATTTTTTTAAGCGTTATTCTAAATATAATTTTTAAAAAATTTGAAATACCAACTATAATAGGCTACATAGTAACGGGTATAGTTATATCTGAGTTTTTTAATCTTAAAAGCAGTGAAAATATAGTCCATATAGCTGAGTTTGGTATAGTTTTTTTAATGTTTACGATAGGTCTTGAGTTTAGTTTAAAACACCTGATGAGTATGAAAAAAGAGGTTTTTTTAAACGGAGGATTACAAGTTTTTGCTTCCGGTTTATTTCTCGCTGTTTTTATATTTTATTTGCTTGGGTTGGGAGAAAAAAATGCTTTAGTTGTAGGATTGGCACTCTCTCTTTCTTCGACAGCTATAGTTTTAAAAATACTAAATGACAGTGGAAATATATCTGAAGTTTATGGCAGAAAATCATTAGGAATATTACTTTTTCAAGATATTGCAGTTATTCCTATTTTGATTATGGTTGATGTTTTTAGTTCTAAACAAAGTTCATTAAATGATTTGATAATCCAAACTTTTTTTGGAGCTACAATTTTAGTTGTGTTGATTTATTTAATAGGAAAATACCTCATAAACTGGCTTTTTTCAAAAGTTATTCATACAAATTCTCAAGAAATTTTTATAGCAACTATTTTGTTTTTGGTTGTCGGTTCTGGCACATTAGCACATAAATTTGGTTTTTCATTTTCTCTTGGTGCTTTCTTAGCTGGCATGATGATGGCAGAAACTGAGTATAAACATCAAATAGAATCAGATCTTATACCATTTAGAGATCTTTTGCTTGGACTATTTTTTATAAGTATTGGTATGCAAATAAATATATCTGTTGTGTTTGAAAATATATTTATTATAGTTGCAATAGTAGTTGGCGCAATGATTATTAAAGCTTTTGTTATATTTGCTATTTTAAAATCATACTTGAGTATTAGAGTGTCATTTAAAGCAGCTTTAAGTATTTGTCAAGTTGGTGAATTTGCTCTTGCTGTATTTGGTCTTATGGCAACAAAAAATATGTTAGAAATGAATGTTGCCCAAATTTTAATAGCCTCAAGTGTTATTTCTATGTTTGTTACACCTTTTGTTTTAAAAAATCTAAACTTTTTGGCTGATTTTTTTGAAAAAGAGATTATTATGGAGCCAGAAGAGATTATAAAACCACAAAAGTTAAAAGATCATATTGTTGTTTTTGGATATGGAACTTTAGGTCAAGAGGTTGTTTTGAGATTAAAAGAAAGAGGGCTTGTATATCTTGCTCTTGAAAGTGATATTGGGCTTGTTGAGCTTGGTAGAAGTAGGGGTGAGAATGTATTTTTGGGAAATGCCTTTCAAAAAATAACATTTGAAAATGCTTGTATATCTACAGCTTCTGCTGTTGTTGTTACTGTGTCAAATGAGCAAAAACTTGAACTTATAATAAGAGCTATTAAAGATCACTCTCCGGATATTCAGACGGTAATAAGAGTTAGTAAAAATGAAAAACAAGAGTTGTTTGATGATCTAGATAAAAATTTTCACTTTATAAAAGAAGAAAAAGCAATGGCTAGAATTTTGGTCCACGAAGCAATTCAATGCAAAATAGATAAAAGCATGGGGTATTAG
- a CDS encoding acetate kinase, with amino-acid sequence MKILVLNSGSSSIKFQLFLMDENKSIASGLIEQIGQDNSHAILKANGEVYERFVPIKDHNIGLEIMNELFRESGTLHDLKDLDGIGHRIVHGGETFKSSALVNDDVIKKIENNIALAPLHNLGHLAGIKTAMKSSGDVPHVVVFDTVFHQTMPEYAYRYAIPYEISKKNHVRRYGFHGTSHNYVSQEAAKFLNIPYEKLNAITLHLGNGASVCAIKNGKSVDTSMGLSPLEGLIMGTRSGDIDPAVLTYLISCGGLKAEDMDDFLNKKSGLFGICGTNDMRNIEEKIAQNDELAKLAFEMFCYRIKKYIGAYYAVVGKLDAIIFTGGIGENDQGMREKVCNGLKHFGISIDNSLNKDRSNRGNRCLDDNNATIKTLVIPTNEELMIATETLKFIKK; translated from the coding sequence ATGAAAATTCTAGTTTTAAACTCAGGAAGCAGTTCTATAAAGTTTCAATTATTTTTAATGGATGAAAATAAAAGTATAGCAAGTGGTCTTATAGAACAAATAGGACAAGATAATTCTCATGCCATTTTAAAAGCAAATGGTGAAGTTTATGAAAGATTTGTGCCTATAAAAGATCACAACATTGGTCTTGAAATAATGAACGAATTATTTCGTGAAAGTGGAACTTTACATGACTTAAAAGATCTAGATGGTATAGGCCATAGAATAGTTCATGGTGGCGAAACTTTTAAAAGCTCCGCATTGGTAAATGATGATGTAATCAAAAAAATAGAGAATAACATAGCATTGGCTCCTTTACATAACCTAGGACACCTTGCAGGAATAAAAACAGCTATGAAAAGCAGTGGAGATGTTCCACATGTAGTTGTATTTGACACAGTTTTCCACCAAACAATGCCAGAATACGCATATAGATATGCGATTCCTTACGAAATAAGCAAAAAAAATCATGTTAGAAGATATGGCTTTCATGGAACATCACACAATTATGTAAGCCAAGAAGCAGCTAAATTTTTAAATATACCTTATGAAAAATTAAACGCAATAACATTACACCTTGGCAATGGTGCTAGTGTGTGTGCTATCAAAAATGGAAAAAGCGTAGACACATCTATGGGTCTAAGCCCATTAGAAGGTCTTATTATGGGAACAAGAAGTGGCGATATAGATCCAGCTGTTTTAACATACCTTATAAGCTGTGGTGGATTAAAAGCTGAAGATATGGACGACTTTTTAAATAAAAAAAGTGGTCTATTTGGAATTTGTGGCACAAATGACATGCGTAATATAGAAGAAAAAATAGCACAAAATGATGAGTTAGCAAAACTTGCATTTGAAATGTTTTGCTACCGTATAAAAAAATATATAGGCGCTTACTATGCAGTTGTTGGTAAATTGGATGCTATTATATTTACAGGTGGTATAGGTGAAAACGATCAAGGTATGCGAGAAAAAGTATGTAATGGACTAAAACACTTTGGTATAAGTATAGACAATAGCCTAAATAAAGATAGAAGCAATAGAGGAAATAGATGTTTAGATGATAATAATGCTACAATCAAAACACTTGTTATCCCAACAAACGAAGAGCTTATGATAGCTACCGAAACATTAAAATTTATAAAAAAATAA
- a CDS encoding heat shock protein transcriptional repressor HspR has product MQNYDEPLYLISVVAKVLSIHPQTLRQYEREGLLEPSRTDGRMRLYSQRDVDKIKMILRLTRDLGVNLAGVDVILKLKDQIDDFENTINELRAELNNRGNIPSKKALVKKQTKFDLIFYESKK; this is encoded by the coding sequence ATGCAAAACTATGATGAACCTTTATATCTTATAAGTGTCGTAGCTAAAGTTTTGAGTATTCATCCACAAACATTGCGTCAATATGAGCGAGAAGGTCTTTTGGAACCTTCAAGAACTGATGGGAGAATGAGACTTTATTCTCAAAGAGATGTTGACAAGATAAAGATGATACTTCGTTTAACAAGAGATCTTGGAGTAAATTTAGCTGGAGTTGATGTTATATTAAAATTAAAAGATCAAATAGATGATTTTGAAAATACTATAAACGAGCTTAGAGCTGAGCTAAACAATAGGGGTAATATACCATCTAAAAAAGCACTTGTTAAAAAACAAACTAAATTTGATCTTATATTTTATGAAAGTAAAAAATAA